The Corallococcus caeni genomic interval CGGCGCGGCTGTACGATCAACGCGAGGAGCTGCTGCTGCGAGGGCGCAAGTTGCTGGAGTCCTGCCCGTGCGAGGACGGGTGTCCGGCGTGCATCGGACCGGCGGCGGGTGGCCAGCCGGGGAGCGCGCCGTCGGGAGCGCATCCGCGCAAGCGGTTGGCATTGGACCTGCTGGCGGCGCTCGGCGTCGCCGGGGTGCAGTGAGGAGCACGGGCGCGGCATGGACCTGAAGCGCAAGCTGTCCCGACTCAGCAGCGCGGGCCCCGGCAGTCAGGCCCGGGCGCCCGTGAACACCGTGGCTCCGGTGGTGGAGACACCTGCGGTGGAGGCGCTCGCGCGGGATGAGGTGGGGGCTCGGGTTCCTCCGGTGGAAGAGGCGGGCACGACCACCGTCGCGGAGGTGCTGGTGCAGGCGCTGCGCAAGCGCCTGTCGATGGACGGGGAGGGTGCGCCTTCTCTCGACGTGGAGGTCGGGGCAGGGGCTCCGCAGGATGCGCGGGCGCGCGAGTCCGGCCTCGCGGACGAAGGGGCACGGACCCGCGCGGACGGGCTCGTGGATCTGCGCGAGGAGGCGCGGCGGCGGTTCGCGGCGAAGCGGAGCGGCGCGGCGGACGGTGTTGCGGATCCACGAGTCGAAGCGCTGCGCCAGATGCTGGCGTTCTGGGCGGAGCGCCAGGGCACGGCGTCCGCGCGGAAGGCGGTGGAGCCGCTCCCTGAACCCCGGGCGTTGCCGGTGGAGGCGCGGTCGACGCCGCACGGCACGGTGCACGTGGCCGAGCAGCTGTACCCGCCGGATCATCGGCACGGCACGGCTCCAGTCGCGGCGGCGCTCGATGTGGAGTCGCGGCTGGTGGCGGGGCTGGCGCTGCATCCGGATCTGGAGTCGGTGGACTTCACGCGGATGCTGCTGCTGGACACGGAGACGACGGGGCTCGCGGGCGGCACGGGCACGGTGCCGTTCCTGGTGGGCCTCGGCTGGTTCGAGGACCGCTCGCTGCGCGTGCAGCAGCTCTTCCTGCGGCGCATGGGCGAAGAGGCGCCCATGCTGCGCCTGCTGGCCGAGCGCATGGCGTCGTCGTCCTGCCTCGTCACGTACAACGGCAAGAGCTTCGACTGGCCGTTGTTGCGCACGCGCTTCGTGCTCAACCGGGTGCCGGTGCCGAAGGAGCTGCCGCACCTGGACCTGCTGCACTGCGCGCGGCGCGTGTTCAAGCACCGGGGTGAAGGCGCGCGGCTCGTGCACCTGGAGTCGAAGGTGCTGGGGCATCACCGGGTGGGGGACGTGGACGGTTCACTGATCCCGGAGCTGTACTTCCGCTTCCTACGAGGGACGGACGGCTCGGAGCTGGTGCCGGTGCTGGAGCACAACCAGAAGGACCTGTTGCTCCTGGCGGCGCTGCTGGGCGACCTGGTGCGCCGCTTCCAGTCGGAAGGCACGGAGCGGCAGGACCCGAGGGACCTGCTCGGCTTTGCGCAGGTGGCGGAGCGGGCAGGGGACGCGGAGCGCGCGCTGACCTTCGCCAATGCCGCAGCGGAGAGCGGAGGCCCGGTGGGAATCGAAGCGCTGGTGCTGGCCTCGCGCCTCTGCCGCCGCTCGGGTGACTGCGAGGCGGCGGTGGCGCACCTGCAACGGGCGCTCACGTTCGCGAAGCCCGGCCAGGGCGCGGTGCTGCACCTGTCGCTGACGAAGCTCTACGAGCACTCCCTCAAGGACCTGCCCCGGGCCCTGTACCACGCCAGGTTGGCCGCCCCCGTGGAGCTGCCCGCCGACCACCAGCTCCGGCTGGAACGGCTTGAGCGCCGGCTGTCGCGTCAGGGGGCGTGACTAGAACTGCCACTCCTTGCCCTTCTGCCCGAGGGCGGCCCGCGTTGCCGCCACATCCCTCAGGGCTTTGAAGGGCGAGGCATCCGCGAGCTTCACCACGGAGTCCAGGACAGCCGAAGCCATCTGCACGTTGTTGCCCTGGATGGCACCGTCGAGCCTCTCGAAGAGCTGCCGGAAGTTCTCC includes:
- a CDS encoding ribonuclease H-like domain-containing protein encodes the protein MDLKRKLSRLSSAGPGSQARAPVNTVAPVVETPAVEALARDEVGARVPPVEEAGTTTVAEVLVQALRKRLSMDGEGAPSLDVEVGAGAPQDARARESGLADEGARTRADGLVDLREEARRRFAAKRSGAADGVADPRVEALRQMLAFWAERQGTASARKAVEPLPEPRALPVEARSTPHGTVHVAEQLYPPDHRHGTAPVAAALDVESRLVAGLALHPDLESVDFTRMLLLDTETTGLAGGTGTVPFLVGLGWFEDRSLRVQQLFLRRMGEEAPMLRLLAERMASSSCLVTYNGKSFDWPLLRTRFVLNRVPVPKELPHLDLLHCARRVFKHRGEGARLVHLESKVLGHHRVGDVDGSLIPELYFRFLRGTDGSELVPVLEHNQKDLLLLAALLGDLVRRFQSEGTERQDPRDLLGFAQVAERAGDAERALTFANAAAESGGPVGIEALVLASRLCRRSGDCEAAVAHLQRALTFAKPGQGAVLHLSLTKLYEHSLKDLPRALYHARLAAPVELPADHQLRLERLERRLSRQGA